A window of bacterium genomic DNA:
GCCGGGCCCGCTCGTGCGCGGGACGTACCGGCTGGTGTTCGCGGTCCCATCATCGTTCATCTCGCGCCTCGAAGTCGAGTTCACGGTGACGGATCCAGACCGGCACTACCACATCCCGCTGCTGGTCTCGCCGTTCGCATGCACGACCTACCGCGGCAGTTGAGCGCGGACGTATTGGCCGAATTGTTTGAGGGCCGCACGCGTCTCGTCCTGCGGCTCGCAGAACGCCTGGATCCACTCGGTGACATATCGGCGGTGCTCGCAGAGGCACCCGAGGACGAGCTGATCGAGGCCCTGAACGCCCATCCGCGCATCGGTGCAGGACCGATGTCGGCGCGCGCGGCGCACGAGCAGGGCGACGACGTCGATCCCACCGTGCTGGACGCGCTCGTCCGGCTCAACCGCGCGTATGAGGACCGCTTCGGGTTCCGGTGCGTGGTGTTCGTGAACGGCCGGCGCCGCGCGGTGATCGCGCGCGTGCTCGAGGAACGGTTG
This region includes:
- a CDS encoding 2-oxo-4-hydroxy-4-carboxy-5-ureidoimidazoline decarboxylase, which translates into the protein MSADVLAELFEGRTRLVLRLAERLDPLGDISAVLAEAPEDELIEALNAHPRIGAGPMSARAAHEQGDDVDPTVLDALVRLNRAYEDRFGFRCVVFVNGRRRAVIARVLEERLGRTRAEELRTGVHDLVAIARARYRAHRAAGGEAGA